The sequence AATTAATCTTTTGAATCAAGATTTAGCAGATTCTTATCTGTTGTTAGTGAAAACTAAAAAATATCACTGGGATGTAGTCGGTCCTCAGTTTCGCTCTCTACATCAACTTTGGGAAGAACACTACGAACAACTGACGGAGAATATTGATGCTATAGCCGAAAGAGTTCGTGCTTTAGGCGGTTATCCTGTTGGTACTTTGGAAGGGTTTCTCAAAATTGCTACCTTAAAAGAACATGCTGGAAAAGTTCCTTCAGCAACAGGTATGGTGGCTCGACTAGTAGAAGATCACGAGCAGATTATTAGAAATTTAAGGGAGCATATTGATC is a genomic window of Fortiea contorta PCC 7126 containing:
- a CDS encoding Dps family protein, with amino-acid sequence MPRINIGLSEEQRQGVINLLNQDLADSYLLLVKTKKYHWDVVGPQFRSLHQLWEEHYEQLTENIDAIAERVRALGGYPVGTLEGFLKIATLKEHAGKVPSATGMVARLVEDHEQIIRNLREHIDHSSEEFHDEGTADFLTGLMEEHEEMAWMLRSFIEGEAIEPDGKQPAAETQTPVGV